A region of the Flavobacteriaceae bacterium MAR_2010_188 genome:
TGAACCTAGACCTTAAATACGAATGGTTTATGAGCAGCAGCGAAATCTTTTCGGTTGCCGGATTTTATAAGAGCATTAAAGACCCTGTTAACTTGGTAGTGGCATTTGATGCTACCGGAACACAACGTTTCTTTAGGACTGGCGACTTAGCGCAAGTCTATGGGATTGAAGCTGAGATTAGAAAAAATCTCTTAATGGACGAGGAAGCGAATAGCGTGCTTTCCGTTGGCTTCAATGCCACCTATATGAAGACCGAGCAAGACCTTTATGATAATATCAACGGTACTTATTCTGTGAGCTTCAACAAGGATAAAGAAGAATTGCAAGGTGCTTCACCTTTTATCATTAACGCAGATTTAAGCTATTCTCCAAGTTTTGGCGAATACAAGCCTACTGCAAACTTAGTGTTTTCTTACTTCGATGATAGAATCGATGCGCTAGGTTCTGGTCAACTTGGGAACGTTATCGAAAAAGGAATCCCAACGATTGATTTCATTTTAAAGAACAAGATTTCAGAAAAGTTTGAAATCAACTTCGCAGCTAAAAATTTACTTAACCCAACCATACAATACATTAGAGAAGGAACCTCTGTAGGCGATGTCTTGGTAACTTCACCTAACGGAAAGGATGTTACAGATTACAAACGCGGATTGGATATTGGCCTTCAGCTTAAATATAACTTTTAACACAAACGCTAGAAACCATAGAATTTAAAACTAAACTTGAAAAAATGAAAAATAACTTTTTACTAGGATTGGCAATTTTCGCAGTAATGCTGAATTCTTGCTCATCAGACGATACCGCTGACATCATAATCACAGATAACAGCACAACAAATAATACGACCAATAACAGCACAGATGGCGGGACAGGAGAACCTGATGACACTTCGATTGCTATAGCAGCCGCAACTTATTCTTCAGATTTAAACCTTTTAGAAAATAAAACCTATACAATTGATGGCCCAGTTATTATGTCTTCTGGTACAACTTTAGTAATCGGCAAAGGTGTAACCATAAAAGCTGCTGCAACAGGAGCAGATGTATATGTTGCTATTTCACAAGGAGCTAACATCATTGCAAACGGTACTGCAGACGCACCCATCGTTATGACTTCTTCTGCATCTAGTCCACAAGCTGGCGACTGGGGAGGACTTATAGTTCTAGGAAGCGCTCCAATAAATTCTGTAACAGGAACTGCAACTTCTACTTCGGAAATTGCTAGTTTACCTTACGGTGGAACCAATGCAGCAGACGACTCCGGTATCTTAAGATATGTTAGAGTTGAATATTCTGGTGGTGCTGCAGATGGACAATCAGAAAACAATGGTTTTTCATTCTACGGAGTAGGTAATGGAACAACGGTAGAATATATCCAAGCATTTGAAGGTAAAGATGACGGAATCGAATTCTTCGGAGGAACGGTCAATGTGGATTATGTATCTGTAATCAATGCACAAGATGATTCTATCGATTGGACCGAAGGTTACTCTGGAATGATTACTAATGCTTACGTTAAGCATGGTGCAGAACACGATAAAGGTATTGAAGCAGATGGTTATAATACCGATATCGGAAATAATTCTAGCCCAATCTTCTGGTCTAAACCAACATTGACCAACGTTACTATTATCGGTGTTGGTAATACCGAAGGTACAGAAGCGGTAAGACTTAGAGCAGGAACCCAAGGAATTTTCAATAATATACTGATCAATGGATTCGAAGAAGGTTTTGATCTTGATGGTGATGCTGGTGCAGACAGCGCTAACCCAACCGGGACAGGAGTCTTAAACGGAGATTTAAAAATAACCGATGTTACTTTTGAAAATGTTACCGTAAAAGTTAAAAACGATACAGGTGAAACCTTTGCAGATTCTGTACTTATCTCTGGTGATGGTAACGGAACCGGTACAAATTATGCAACTTGGGGATCAGGTTGGACAAGAAATTAAATAATTATAATTAGCCCTATTGAAATTGAATGCTTCCTACTCTTGGTAGGAGGCATTTTTTGTTTGGAATATCCTTAAAAATAAAAAGCATCCCGCCAATGACGGGATGCTTTTTATTTTTGTGTGTTTAGAAATTTAATTGTTAACTGCAAGGGAAGTATCATCTTTCCACTCACGTACACTAACAATTGAATTGTTGCTGTAATCTACCTCTTTTAAAGTTTCATTTATCCAATAAAACCATTTGCCAACTTTTTTACCATGATCATAAGTTGCTGATACTATCTTTTCGCCGTCTGTGTTAAAGGTCAACCAATCTCCCTGCAACTTTCCATCTAGAGTATAGCTGCCTGTCTGGCTAACAACTCCATTGTCGTGAAAATAAGTTACATCAATAAGATTTGTTTCATTGTTCAAAGTAACCTCACGGTCTTTTTGAGCAAAACAACCAACACCGATCAACAGAAAGGATAGTGTTAAAAATAAGTTCTTCATGATATGGATTTTTAAATATGTATTAAATGTACATCATCCATAACATTAAAACAATGATTTGGTAACATTAATTTAACATTGAAAATTTATTTTATTGTTTATCAATGTTTTAAATAAATTATAAGAAGATTCCCAAGCTTAATGATTATTTAATGTTAGGGATACATTCTAATTAAATCATACGTTGATATTTGCCATATGTTTTAAAACATAACATTTAGATATTCATGTAATCCATCAGTTTTTGTCAACTATATTACTATGATTTCTAAGGACTGCCTTTGGCCAAGGCAGTTTTTTATTGAAAATAATTCACTTAGGAAACATTCTGTTAACATTAGTTTCAGACTTTTGCAGCGACAAAAACTGATAATTAATAATGAAATCCAGAATATTTGTAGCATTTGCGGGCCTTCTAGTCTGCTATAATGCCACTTCACAAACCATTGAAACTCCCACATTTGGTAAAGGAATTTTAAATTTAAAAGCGAAAGACAGTAGCTGGACAATGAATTTCGCAGCACGTATGCAGTTCCTTGGCACCTCGGAATGGCAAGAAGAAGACGGCCAATTAACGGAGGCTCAGACCAATTTTTTAATAAGGCGCGCGCGTTTAAAATTTGGTGGATACGCGTTTTCACCAAAATTGGAATACAAACTAGAACTTGGGCTCTCTAATAGAGACATTGCTGGTGTATCAGAGTTTACAAGTGATTCCCCAAATTATATTATGGATGCCGTTGTGAAGTATAACTTCTATGAGAATTTCGAAATTTGGTTCGGACAGACCAAATTGCCTGGTAATAGGGAAAGGGTGATATCATCTGGTAATCTAACTCTTGTAGATCGATCCTTATTAAACAGTATATACAATATTGATCGGGACGTAGGATTACAACTACATCACCTAATTGATGTTTCAGATAGGTTTGTAATAAAGGAAGTTTTTGCCTTATCTCAAGGTGAAGGAAGAAATATTACTACCGGCAATCTAGGTGGTCATCAGTATACGGCCAGGTTAGAAGCGCTTCCCTTTGGCGATTTTAAAGGTGGAGGTGACTATGAAGGTTCGGACCTAGACAGGGAACCAACCCCAAAATTAGCAATAGGGGCAACATATGACTTTAATAACAATGCGGTAAAAAATAGAAGCAACCAAGGAAGTTATATGGTAACAGATAATGGCTTTTACGAGACGGATATTACGACCATATTTCTAGATGCTATGTTTAAATATCAAGGTTTCAGTATTATGGCAGAATATGCACATCGAGATGCAGATGACCCATTCGCAAAAAATGAAGACGGCAGTCTTACTGGAGCCATCGTTCAAGTTGGGAAAGCTTATAATTTCCAGGCGAGTTATTTATTTAAAAATGATTGGGAAATCACGGGGAGATATACAGATATAGCTTTGGATAAAAATATTACTGGGCGAGGTACTGAAGATCAATACACATTAGGATTATCCAAATTTTTAGTAGGGCATAATTTAAAGGTCCAATCAGATCTTTCTTATCTTGATACAGCCAATGGGAACAATGAACTGATGTACAGATTACAATTTGACATTCATTTCTAAAAATAAATAATTATTTACTCTTAAATTATATGAAAAAACAACTTTTAATCATGCTTGTTGCCGTTTTAGCAATGAGTTGCGGAGACAATAAAAAATCAACAGAAACTTCTGAATCCGAGGCATTGTCAGGTACTATCCAAGTAGATGGATCTAGTACAGTCTTTCCTATTACTGAAGCTGTAGCTGAAGAATATAGAACAGAGCAACCAGAAGTTAAGGTCACTATCGGGGTTTCTGGAACAGGTGGTGGATTTAATAAATTCTCTAGAGGCGAAACACATATTTCTAACGCTTCTAGACCCATTAAAGACATAGAAATTGAAGCGTGCAAGGCCAACAACATTAGTTATATTGAACTAGAAGTTGCATACGATGGACTTGCAGTTCTTGTAAACCCCGAAAACACTTGGGTAGATAGTTTTACAGTTGAAGAACTAAAGAAAATCTGGGAACCAGCTGCACAAGGAAAAATCATGAAATGGAATCAAATTCGTCCAGAATGGCCAAATGAAGAAATCCATTTGTTCGGCCCCGGAGTTGCTTCTGGTACTTACGACTATTTTACTGAAGCAATTGTTGGCAAGAGTGGTTCAAGTAGGGGCGATTTTACGGCGAGTGAGGACGACCATGTTTTAGTTCAAGGCATTGCAGGAGATAAATACGGTTTAGGTTTTTTTGGATTAGCTTATTATACTGAAAATTCCGATAAATTAACTTTGATTGGTGTTAACAATGGAACTGATGTAGTTAAACCATCATTGGAAACTGTCAGCAATGGCACCTACACGCCCTTATCACGACCTTTATTTATCTATGTGAACAGTACCTCTGTTAAATCACCTGAAGTTGTAGATTTTGTAAATTTCTACTTAAACAATGGGGCTGAGTTATCTGAAGATGTAGGGTACATTGCATTACCATCAGATATCTATGAAAAGCAGAAAGAGAACTTTAAAACTTTTGTTGAAAAGAACAAATAAGCAAAAGTTTTTAGAGGAAGATCAGATGTTAAATATACATCTGATCTTCTTTTTATTGATAAATATTTACTGCTGATGAGAAGGATTAAAGAACGGATAATCGAAAAATCACTTTTTTCTAGTGCTCTAGTTACTATTGCAGTAACTATCGGAATTATTTTAGTCCTTTCCATTGAAGCTGTAAATTTTTTTAGTGAAGTATCTATAGTTGATTTTTTTACGGATTCTCAGTGGACACCTTTATTTACAGAAAAACACTTCGGCATTTTACCATTATTAAGTGGCACACTTTTAACTTCACTTATTGCTATTACGGTTGCATTACCTATTGGCCTCTCAATAAGTATATATTTAAGTGAGTATGCACCAAAAAGTTTTAGAAAAACAATTAAACCTCTTTTAGAACTTTTGGCAGCTGTGCCCACAGTTGTGTATGGATTCTTTGCCTTAATAATTGTTACACCAATTCTTCAGGATATTATTCCAGGATTGTCGGGCTTTAATTCGCTTTCTGCTGGAATCGTCATGGGAATTATGATTATACCTTTTGTGTCTTCAATCAGTGAAGATGCCCTACATGCGGTTCCTAGCTCATTAAGAGAAGCCTCATTTGGTATGGGCGCTACAAAACTACAAACCGCATTCAAAGTTATCGTTCCGGCGGCTTCATCGGGCATTATTGTTTCCATCATTTTAGCGATATCCAGAGCTATCGGGGAAACAATGATCGTTGCAATTGCAGCAGGACAACAACCTCGTCTAACATTTGACCCTACGGTTCCTGTTGAAACTATAACCGCATATATAGTCCAAGTGAGTCTTGGTGATGTTCAGCATGGTTCCTTAGAGTACCGAACAATATTTGCAGCTGGTATTACATTGTTTGCATTTACATTCATATTAAATACCATCAGCTATAAAATAAGAAAGAAATTCCAAGAGAAATATGAATAATATTCAAATAAACCGGCTTAAAGATCAAATCTTCAAAATTTGGGGAATTGGGTGTACGCTTTTCGGCTTGGTAATTTTATTCTTTTTTATAGGGGATATTCTCATGGATGGAATTCAAAGAATCGATTGGGGTTTTATAACGGATTTACCTTCTAGGAAAGCTGAAAAATCCGGAATCTATACTGCATTAATGGGAAGTATATGGATTCTGCTATTAACAACGATAATTGCTCTGCCTATAGGCGTTGCTGCAGGCATCTATCTTGAGGAGTACAGTAAAAAAGGGAAATTATCAGGTTTGCTGGAAATTAATATTTCTAACTTGGCGGGGGTACCTTCCATAATATATGGATTATTGGGATTAGAGGTATTTGTAAGAATAATGAGCTTAGGCGCAAGTGTTCTTGCGGGAAGTTTAACCTTATCATTACTTATTCTGCCAATAATCATTGTGGCTACACGAGAAGCTATAAAAGCCGTGCCTACCTCAATTAAGGATGCGTCATATGCTCTGGGTGCTTCAAAATGGCAAACAATTTGGTACCAAATATTACCTGCTTCGAGCGGAGGAATTTTAACGGGAGTGATATTGGCACTATCTAGAGCTGTTGGCGAGACTGCCCCACTCATTGTAATAGGAGCGCTTGCCTATGTGCCTTTTGCGCCATCCACTCCTATGGATGAGTTTTCGGTATTACCAATACAGATTTTTAATTGGATTTCTCGGCCTCAGCATGGATTTATAGAAAATGCAGCGGCAGCAATTATTATATTATTATTAATAACATTTGTGATGAACGGTATCGCAGTTTATTTTAGAAATAAATGGCAAAAGCAATTAAAATAATGGTCACACAACTATAAATGATACAATGACTTTAGATAAAATTATATCTCCCGCTTTAAAAAAAGTGCCCAAGATAGAAGTTAAGGATGTAATGGTCTGGTATAGCGGTTTTAATGCCATCAAAGGCATTAGTATGGATATTAAACCCAATACCGTCACGGCTTTTATTGGTCCGTCAGGATGCGGTAAATCAACGTTTTTACGACTCTTCAATCGAATGAACGATTATATAGATGGCTTTAGGTTAGAAGGAAAAATCAAAATCAACGGCGATAATATTTATAAGAATAAAATAAATATCGAAGAGTTGAGAAAAGAAATTGGAATGGTTTTTCAAAAACCAAATCCATTTCCCAAGTCGATTTTCGAAAATGTCGCCTATGGTCTCAAAATTCAAGGAATCAAAGACAAGAGTTTTATTTCAGAACGGGTGGAAAAAGCTTTGAAACAAGCTGATTTGTGGAGTGAAGTAAAGGACGATTTAAAAAAATCTGCCTTATCTTTATCTGGTGGCCAGCAACAACGTTTGTGCATCGCTAGAACTTTAGCTGTGGAGCCATCAATCATATTAATGGATGAACCAACGTCCGCATTGGACCCTATTTCTACCGCAAAAATTGAACGATTAATTTTTGAGTTAAAAGAAAAGTATACAATCATTATTGTAACCCATAACATGCAACAAGCTAGTAGGATTAGTGATTACACGGCATTCTTCTATTTGGGAGAATTGATTGAATTTGATAAAACGAAAAAAATATTTACCAATCCAGAAAAACAACAAACCGAAAATTACATTACAGGTCGTTTCGGATAAAAATCAATATTATGGATAACGCTTCGTACCAAAGGGAAGTATTAAATCTTGCGGGTTTAGATATGCTCAACCTGTGTATATCTCAAATAGAAAAAGCGAAAGTTGCTTTTTTAACTCATGACACTGACCTCGCGGAAGAAGTCATTAACACAGAAAATCGCGTGAACGCTCTCGACTTAAAAATAGAAAAGGACTGCGAAAAATTTATTGCACTTTACAATCCTGTTGCAATAGACCTTAGATTTATAATGGCTATGCGGAAGATAAATTTTGATTTAGAACGTATTGCCGACCATGCATATGGGATTTCTCGATATGTCGTAGATATTGATAAAAAAATTCCTCGCCACTTGATTAAGGCCGTGGAACTCAAAAAAATGTATGAAACCATATCTTCTATGTTTCAACATGTTGTAGATGCCTATGAAAACAAGAATGTAAAAATCGCTAGAAAGGTCTTTAAAAAAGATAAAATTGTAGATGGCATTAACGTTAAATCCTTTGATATTATAGAGCAAGAAATAAAAAAAGACAGTAACATCATTGCTGAAGCTTTAATATTATTTTCAGTAGTTAAAAAATTAGAACGTGTCGGTGACCTTATAAAAAATATTGCAGAAGAAATCATATTCTACATAGATGCCGAGGTGCTCAAGCATAAGCGTAAAAAATAATTTTAATATCAATAATACCCCTTTCAGCCTACATAATTGTTAACATTTGGGTAACTTTAGGGTTTTTTATTTAAATTAACTTTGGCAAGTTACTAACAACATATTTTACATGGAAAATATTTATTTATTAATGATCATTGCACTTGCACTACTTGCTGCGGGAGATTTGGTTGTTGGAGTGAGTAACGACGCGGTTAACTTCTTGAATTCTGCAATAGGTTCTAAGCAAGTTACTATTAGAACTATAATGATTGTCGCGAGTTTGGGGATTTTTATTGGAGCCGTTTTTTCTAGCGGAATGATGGAGGTCGCACGAAAAGGTATTTTTAATCCGCAGGAATTTATGTTCAACGAGATTATGTACATTTTCATGGCGGTCATGATTACGGACATTCTTCTGCTTGACTTCTTCAATACCTTGGGGATGCCAACATCTACAACAGTTTCTATTGTTTTCGAACTTTTGGGAGCTTCAGTCGCAATGGCTTTGATTAAGATCAGTGGTTCTGCTACCCAGACTATTGCAGACCTTGGTCAATATATTAATTCCGAAAAGGCGATAGAGATTATCACTGGTATACTCCTTTCCGTAGTCATCGCATTTACGATTGGATCGCTGATACAATATATTTCTCGGATGATATTTACGTTTCATTACGAGCAGAAAATGAAATATTTCGGGTCTGTTTTTGGTGGAGTTTCACTCACAGCAATCACCTATTTCATTTTCTTAAAAGGTTTAAAAGGAACACCATTCGCCAGCGAGATTTCTGGTG
Encoded here:
- a CDS encoding Phosphate-selective porin O and P gives rise to the protein MKSRIFVAFAGLLVCYNATSQTIETPTFGKGILNLKAKDSSWTMNFAARMQFLGTSEWQEEDGQLTEAQTNFLIRRARLKFGGYAFSPKLEYKLELGLSNRDIAGVSEFTSDSPNYIMDAVVKYNFYENFEIWFGQTKLPGNRERVISSGNLTLVDRSLLNSIYNIDRDVGLQLHHLIDVSDRFVIKEVFALSQGEGRNITTGNLGGHQYTARLEALPFGDFKGGGDYEGSDLDREPTPKLAIGATYDFNNNAVKNRSNQGSYMVTDNGFYETDITTIFLDAMFKYQGFSIMAEYAHRDADDPFAKNEDGSLTGAIVQVGKAYNFQASYLFKNDWEITGRYTDIALDKNITGRGTEDQYTLGLSKFLVGHNLKVQSDLSYLDTANGNNELMYRLQFDIHF
- a CDS encoding phosphate ABC transporter substrate-binding protein, PhoT family — encoded protein: MKKQLLIMLVAVLAMSCGDNKKSTETSESEALSGTIQVDGSSTVFPITEAVAEEYRTEQPEVKVTIGVSGTGGGFNKFSRGETHISNASRPIKDIEIEACKANNISYIELEVAYDGLAVLVNPENTWVDSFTVEELKKIWEPAAQGKIMKWNQIRPEWPNEEIHLFGPGVASGTYDYFTEAIVGKSGSSRGDFTASEDDHVLVQGIAGDKYGLGFFGLAYYTENSDKLTLIGVNNGTDVVKPSLETVSNGTYTPLSRPLFIYVNSTSVKSPEVVDFVNFYLNNGAELSEDVGYIALPSDIYEKQKENFKTFVEKNK
- a CDS encoding phosphate ABC transporter membrane protein 1, PhoT family; this translates as MRRIKERIIEKSLFSSALVTIAVTIGIILVLSIEAVNFFSEVSIVDFFTDSQWTPLFTEKHFGILPLLSGTLLTSLIAITVALPIGLSISIYLSEYAPKSFRKTIKPLLELLAAVPTVVYGFFALIIVTPILQDIIPGLSGFNSLSAGIVMGIMIIPFVSSISEDALHAVPSSLREASFGMGATKLQTAFKVIVPAASSGIIVSIILAISRAIGETMIVAIAAGQQPRLTFDPTVPVETITAYIVQVSLGDVQHGSLEYRTIFAAGITLFAFTFILNTISYKIRKKFQEKYE
- a CDS encoding phosphate ABC transporter membrane protein 2, PhoT family, producing the protein MNNIQINRLKDQIFKIWGIGCTLFGLVILFFFIGDILMDGIQRIDWGFITDLPSRKAEKSGIYTALMGSIWILLLTTIIALPIGVAAGIYLEEYSKKGKLSGLLEINISNLAGVPSIIYGLLGLEVFVRIMSLGASVLAGSLTLSLLILPIIIVATREAIKAVPTSIKDASYALGASKWQTIWYQILPASSGGILTGVILALSRAVGETAPLIVIGALAYVPFAPSTPMDEFSVLPIQIFNWISRPQHGFIENAAAAIIILLLITFVMNGIAVYFRNKWQKQLK
- a CDS encoding phosphate ABC transporter ATP-binding protein, PhoT family, translated to MTLDKIISPALKKVPKIEVKDVMVWYSGFNAIKGISMDIKPNTVTAFIGPSGCGKSTFLRLFNRMNDYIDGFRLEGKIKINGDNIYKNKINIEELRKEIGMVFQKPNPFPKSIFENVAYGLKIQGIKDKSFISERVEKALKQADLWSEVKDDLKKSALSLSGGQQQRLCIARTLAVEPSIILMDEPTSALDPISTAKIERLIFELKEKYTIIIVTHNMQQASRISDYTAFFYLGELIEFDKTKKIFTNPEKQQTENYITGRFG
- a CDS encoding phosphate uptake regulator, PhoU; translation: MDNASYQREVLNLAGLDMLNLCISQIEKAKVAFLTHDTDLAEEVINTENRVNALDLKIEKDCEKFIALYNPVAIDLRFIMAMRKINFDLERIADHAYGISRYVVDIDKKIPRHLIKAVELKKMYETISSMFQHVVDAYENKNVKIARKVFKKDKIVDGINVKSFDIIEQEIKKDSNIIAEALILFSVVKKLERVGDLIKNIAEEIIFYIDAEVLKHKRKK